The bacterium DNA window CAGATCACGATCCACAACTGAGGCCGGCAGTGTATGCACGCCGGGCCATAGTTTGCGGCCTGGATAGATGGTGGTATGGACGCCGGTGTGAACCGAATCGCTGAGGATGGCGCCGAGTTTGGTGCGGCCGGTGTCCATCAATTTGCCCTTGATGGCGGAATGGATGGGTCCGCCATCATGGCGCGTGTTGGCGGTCACTGTACCTGCGCCTAGATTGCAGCTTTCACCCACCACCGAATCGCCGACATAAGCCAGATGGCAAAGCAGGCAGTTGGACATTACGATGCTGTTTTTGATCTCAACGCCCTGGCCCACCCTGACGTTATTGCCGATGGAGCTGCACTCCCGAATGTGGCAATTGGGGCCGATCGAGC harbors:
- a CDS encoding glucose-1-phosphate thymidylyltransferase, with the protein product QEFFMRQMNGQTVAGTVEPGATLSGPVQIGKGTVVRAGSYIEGPVIIGQNCSIGPNCHIRECSSIGNNVRVGQGVEIKNSIVMSNCLLCHLAYVGDSVVGESCNLGAGTVTANTRHDGGPIHSAIKGKLMDTGRTKLGAILSDSVHTGVHTTIYPGRKLWPGVHTLPASVVDRDLFPENWTWT